From a region of the Sandaracinaceae bacterium genome:
- a CDS encoding acyl-CoA thioesterase: MPAYRPEPGSSFENDTLSVTGARIALNLGVLESPLPAPDVPDAQRVRADFLLRYADVDQTGELKFSALPLALERCGWDHVMRPGEPMERLAREHGMLAILTRFRMRCGGGPVSVTETVEGTGVHQWSHTVDEHDVVNRIVFQIHASLHGRVGRTHGAAPANAGQPVELGSIVAEHVFTRPFVDASDRRVVALPPDCGLPSVPEARTTWGVPARLATPPNDARRLDREPRLARRVLFGLTHTDSNQHVNSLVYPALFEDMALERLHELGVPTADLKVRDLELAYRKPCFAGERVEVVMQALRTEDRFGVVGAFVPLDREDRRPHCYLQAWF, from the coding sequence ATGCCCGCTTATCGACCCGAGCCCGGGTCCAGTTTCGAAAACGACACGCTCAGCGTGACGGGCGCGCGCATCGCGCTAAATCTCGGGGTGCTCGAGAGCCCCCTCCCCGCCCCCGATGTTCCGGACGCCCAGCGTGTCCGGGCCGACTTCCTCCTCCGCTATGCCGACGTCGATCAGACGGGCGAGCTGAAATTCAGCGCGCTGCCGCTGGCGCTCGAACGCTGTGGGTGGGACCACGTGATGCGACCGGGCGAGCCCATGGAGCGGCTCGCGCGCGAGCACGGGATGCTCGCGATTCTGACGCGCTTCCGCATGCGCTGCGGCGGCGGGCCCGTCTCCGTCACGGAGACCGTGGAGGGCACGGGGGTCCATCAGTGGTCGCACACGGTGGACGAGCACGACGTGGTCAACCGCATCGTCTTCCAGATCCACGCGTCGCTACACGGCCGCGTGGGGCGCACGCATGGGGCGGCGCCCGCCAACGCGGGGCAGCCCGTGGAGCTGGGCTCCATCGTGGCCGAGCACGTGTTCACGCGCCCCTTCGTGGACGCTTCGGACCGCCGCGTGGTGGCGCTCCCGCCCGACTGCGGCCTGCCTTCGGTCCCCGAGGCTCGCACCACCTGGGGCGTGCCAGCGCGCCTCGCCACGCCGCCGAACGACGCCCGCCGCTTGGACCGTGAACCGCGCCTGGCGCGCCGCGTGCTGTTCGGGCTGACGCACACGGACAGCAACCAGCACGTGAACTCGCTGGTCTACCCGGCCCTCTTCGAGGACATGGCCCTCGAGCGCCTGCACGAGCTGGGCGTTCCCACGGCCGACCTCAAGGTGCGTGACCTCGAGCTGGCCTACCGCAAGCCGTGCTTCGCGGGCGAGCGCGTGGAAGTGGTCATGCAGGCGCTCCGCACGGAGGACCGCTTCGGGGTGGTGGGCGCGTTCGTCCCGCTCGACCGCGAAGACCGCCGCCCGCATTGCTACCTGCAAGCCTGGTTCTGA
- a CDS encoding DNA-processing protein DprA: protein MPKMRLPHPEELLPLDPRYPAALRALKDHGPIRVAGVLPELERAVAIVGTRRADPEALDFAHGLARDLASAGIVILSGGALGVDAAAHRGALAANGKTVAVLASGFAKPYPPSHGPLFEEIAASGALLTEAPDEGAFEGFRFLHRNRLIAALGHSGTIVIQAPIRSGTLSTAEDARRLKRPVWVVPGAPWDPRSQGGLGLLREGARICTSAGDVLSVLAPETRDVRIRSAPSQQNTNDLGSLDDAARLCLSALGGRGRTLDELCKATGWPAPRALAVLTSLEVGGWIEGRSGGRYGIVGHQRRP, encoded by the coding sequence ATGCCCAAGATGCGCCTGCCCCATCCCGAGGAGCTGCTGCCCCTCGACCCTCGCTACCCCGCCGCGTTGCGCGCCCTGAAGGACCACGGCCCCATCCGTGTCGCAGGCGTGCTCCCCGAGCTCGAGCGCGCCGTGGCCATTGTGGGGACGCGTCGCGCCGACCCCGAGGCGCTCGACTTCGCCCATGGCCTGGCGCGTGACTTGGCCAGCGCGGGGATCGTGATCCTCTCGGGGGGGGCGCTCGGAGTCGACGCCGCAGCCCATCGGGGCGCGCTCGCGGCGAACGGCAAGACCGTGGCGGTGCTCGCCAGCGGCTTCGCGAAGCCGTACCCGCCCAGCCACGGACCCCTGTTCGAAGAAATTGCGGCATCGGGTGCCCTCTTGACCGAGGCCCCCGACGAGGGGGCGTTCGAGGGGTTCCGCTTCCTTCATAGGAACCGGCTCATCGCGGCGCTCGGCCACTCCGGGACCATCGTGATTCAGGCCCCCATACGGTCTGGAACCCTCTCCACGGCCGAGGACGCACGCCGCCTGAAGCGACCCGTTTGGGTGGTGCCCGGAGCCCCGTGGGATCCCCGCTCGCAAGGGGGGCTCGGGCTGCTCCGCGAGGGGGCGAGGATTTGCACATCGGCCGGAGATGTCTTATCGGTGCTCGCTCCGGAGACCCGCGATGTGCGGATCCGGAGCGCCCCTTCGCAACAAAACACCAATGATCTCGGCAGTCTCGATGACGCTGCGCGCCTCTGCCTCTCCGCTCTAGGGGGGCGCGGCCGCACCCTCGACGAGCTGTGCAAGGCGACCGGATGGCCGGCGCCGCGGGCTCTCGCGGTTCTCACGAGCCTCGAGGTGGGTGGTTGGATCGAAGGACGCAGTGGTGGTCGATACGGAATCGTTGGCCACCAAAGACGCCCCTAG
- the topA gene encoding type I DNA topoisomerase: MSKALLIVESPAKAKTIKKYVGANYDVLASKGHIKDLPKKGGVDMENGFEESYELLEEKGKAEIIKAIRASAKKVGKVLLATDPDREGEAIAFHLRDIVREVNPDVEIQRVLFNEITKKGVLAGLDDPRELDANLYEAQRTRRVLDRIGGYPLSSLLWKKLTFGLSAGRVQTPALRIIVDRELEREAFVPQNYWLVDAQVVGKSGVAFTANLVEVNGEKLERVGSRPAATSEPAAASYVADLRAATYRIREITRRQSSRKAPAPYITSKLQQDASTRLGMAPKRAMSVAQQLYEGIELGKGKDAETVGLITYMRTDSTRVSDDAITACREFITSTFGKDAVPPKPNEFTAKKKANVQDAHEAIRPTSMDHPPDSVAKYLKEPQLKLYRLIWNRFVASQMVPAVYDQTSVDIEAKGGKSVYGLRAAGSVLKKAGWREVWLTSSDKDAEAADAAEAAEAVEPEAGAEDGTAVAESGTLPILDDGEALKLVDPPGAQFTHKATEPPPRFNEASMVKKLEEEGIGRPSTYAEIISKVQARDYVEKHGNQLRPSDLGRLVIEKLTEDGFDLADIGFTRKLEESLDAVAEASAKRLDVLAPFHARLQAQIAKASESKAKWWPEPFPIGETCPDDGGRLMQRWGRNGVFIGCENYPECKHTRNIPKEGEEDQSREPELTNYDCTECGAKMLKRWGRNGFFLGCSSYPTCKATRPVPLGFVCPKCKVGDIIEIRSKGGKTFYGCTNYNSEEKCDFRSWQKPIGVPCEQCDSQFLVWMGGKKSPTLKCVNPTCDFETPFDPDGYEAEQEAGRAAARDERRASALASAEAEAEDDQDDAPPKPAKVAKKKTGS, from the coding sequence ATGTCCAAAGCGCTCCTCATCGTCGAGTCTCCCGCCAAGGCCAAGACCATCAAGAAGTACGTCGGCGCCAACTACGACGTGCTCGCCAGCAAGGGCCACATCAAGGACCTCCCCAAGAAGGGCGGGGTCGACATGGAGAACGGCTTCGAGGAGAGCTACGAGCTCCTCGAGGAGAAGGGCAAGGCCGAGATCATCAAGGCCATCCGCGCCAGCGCCAAGAAGGTGGGCAAGGTGCTGCTCGCGACCGACCCTGATCGCGAGGGCGAGGCCATCGCGTTCCACCTTCGGGACATCGTCCGCGAGGTGAATCCGGACGTGGAGATCCAGCGGGTGCTCTTCAACGAGATCACCAAGAAGGGCGTGCTCGCCGGGCTGGACGACCCGCGGGAGCTGGACGCCAACCTCTACGAGGCGCAGCGCACCCGTCGCGTGCTGGACCGCATCGGCGGCTACCCGCTCAGCAGCCTTCTGTGGAAGAAGCTGACCTTCGGGCTCTCGGCGGGCCGCGTGCAGACGCCGGCGCTGCGCATCATCGTGGACCGCGAGCTCGAGCGTGAGGCGTTCGTCCCGCAGAACTACTGGTTGGTGGACGCCCAGGTGGTGGGCAAGAGCGGCGTCGCCTTCACCGCCAACCTGGTGGAAGTGAACGGGGAGAAGCTCGAGCGCGTGGGTTCTCGTCCGGCCGCCACCAGCGAGCCCGCCGCGGCGAGCTACGTGGCCGACCTGCGAGCTGCCACCTACCGCATCCGCGAGATCACGCGGCGCCAGTCGAGCCGCAAGGCACCCGCGCCGTACATCACCAGCAAGCTGCAGCAGGACGCCAGCACGCGCCTCGGGATGGCCCCCAAGCGCGCCATGTCCGTGGCGCAGCAGCTCTACGAGGGCATCGAGCTCGGCAAGGGCAAGGACGCCGAGACCGTGGGTCTCATCACCTACATGCGTACCGACAGCACGCGCGTGTCCGATGACGCCATCACGGCGTGCCGCGAGTTCATCACGAGCACGTTCGGCAAGGACGCCGTGCCGCCCAAGCCCAATGAGTTCACGGCCAAGAAGAAGGCCAACGTCCAGGACGCTCACGAGGCCATTCGCCCCACCAGCATGGACCACCCGCCCGACTCGGTGGCCAAGTACCTGAAGGAGCCGCAGCTCAAGCTCTACCGCCTCATCTGGAACCGCTTCGTGGCGTCGCAGATGGTGCCGGCGGTGTACGACCAGACCAGCGTGGACATCGAGGCCAAGGGCGGGAAGAGCGTCTACGGCCTGCGCGCCGCCGGCAGCGTGCTGAAGAAGGCCGGCTGGCGCGAGGTTTGGCTCACGAGCTCGGACAAAGATGCCGAGGCGGCTGACGCTGCCGAGGCCGCCGAGGCGGTGGAGCCCGAAGCAGGCGCGGAAGATGGCACGGCCGTGGCCGAGTCCGGCACGCTGCCCATCCTGGATGACGGTGAGGCGCTCAAGCTGGTGGACCCGCCCGGCGCACAGTTCACGCACAAGGCCACCGAGCCGCCTCCGCGCTTCAACGAAGCCAGCATGGTGAAGAAGCTGGAGGAAGAGGGCATCGGTCGCCCGTCCACGTACGCCGAAATCATCAGCAAGGTGCAGGCGCGTGACTACGTGGAGAAGCACGGCAACCAGCTGCGCCCGAGCGACCTCGGCCGCCTGGTGATCGAGAAGCTGACGGAAGACGGCTTCGACCTCGCGGACATCGGCTTCACGCGCAAGCTGGAGGAGAGCCTCGACGCCGTGGCGGAGGCCTCGGCCAAGCGCCTCGACGTGCTGGCGCCCTTCCACGCGCGTCTGCAAGCGCAGATCGCGAAGGCCTCGGAGTCGAAGGCCAAGTGGTGGCCCGAGCCGTTCCCCATCGGCGAGACCTGCCCCGATGACGGTGGTCGCCTGATGCAGCGCTGGGGCCGCAACGGCGTGTTCATCGGCTGCGAGAACTACCCGGAGTGCAAGCACACGCGGAACATCCCGAAGGAGGGTGAAGAGGACCAGAGCCGCGAGCCCGAGCTCACCAACTACGACTGCACCGAGTGCGGCGCGAAGATGTTGAAGCGCTGGGGCCGCAACGGCTTCTTCCTGGGCTGCTCCAGCTACCCCACGTGCAAGGCCACGCGCCCCGTGCCGCTCGGCTTCGTCTGCCCCAAGTGCAAGGTGGGCGACATCATCGAGATCCGCTCGAAGGGCGGAAAGACCTTCTACGGCTGCACCAACTACAACTCGGAAGAGAAGTGCGACTTCCGCTCGTGGCAGAAGCCCATCGGCGTGCCGTGTGAGCAGTGCGACTCGCAGTTCCTGGTGTGGATGGGTGGCAAGAAGAGCCCCACGCTGAAGTGCGTGAACCCCACGTGCGACTTCGAGACGCCCTTCGATCCGGATGGCTACGAAGCGGAGCAAGAGGCAGGCCGCGCCGCCGCGCGTGATGAGCGCCGCGCTAGCGCCTTGGCCAGCGCCGAGGCCGAGGCGGAGGACGACCAGGACGACGCGCCGCCGAAGCCCGCCAAGGTGGCCAAGAAGAAGACCGGCTCCTGA
- the trmFO gene encoding methylenetetrahydrofolate--tRNA-(uracil(54)-C(5))-methyltransferase (FADH(2)-oxidizing) TrmFO translates to MSDSPRGPVTVVGGGLAGTECAWQLAERGVPVRLLEQKPTKRTPAQQIDLLAELVCSNSFRGADLGNAVGLLKEEMRRAGSLVMRVGTETQVPAGGAFAVDRERFSAEMTRRIDAHPLIERVDTEVLAIPEERPVVLATGPLTGDSLAADLAGAIGEAHLAYYDAIAPVVTAESVNWDVAFRQSRYDKGGDDAYGNCPFNQEEYEAFVAALLAAEKVEPKTFEKIRYFEGCLPIEVMAERGYRTLSFGCMKPVGLTDPRTGRRPHAVVQLRAENDPPTAYNLVGFQTRMKWPDQKRVFRMIPGLENAEFERLGSVHRNTFVNAPAVLDDSLSLRARPGVYLAGQVSGVEGYIESAALGLLLGVQLARDVQGLPSVPVPETTALGALRGHLRRESPNFQPSNVVWSMFPELAGPELRDKKLKKERMGQRALADLGAWLAAIGLTPDPTVTPDASAAT, encoded by the coding sequence ATGAGCGACTCACCGCGTGGCCCTGTCACGGTAGTGGGCGGTGGCCTCGCGGGCACCGAGTGCGCTTGGCAGCTGGCCGAGCGCGGCGTGCCCGTGCGCTTGCTGGAGCAGAAGCCCACCAAGCGCACCCCCGCGCAACAGATCGACCTCTTGGCCGAGCTGGTGTGCAGCAACTCGTTCCGCGGCGCCGACTTGGGCAACGCCGTCGGGCTGCTCAAGGAAGAGATGCGGCGCGCAGGCTCGCTGGTCATGCGCGTGGGCACCGAGACGCAGGTGCCGGCGGGCGGTGCCTTCGCCGTGGACCGTGAGCGCTTCAGCGCCGAGATGACGCGGCGCATCGACGCCCACCCGCTGATCGAGCGCGTGGACACCGAGGTGCTGGCCATCCCGGAGGAGCGCCCCGTAGTGCTGGCCACCGGGCCGCTCACGGGTGATTCGCTGGCGGCCGACCTGGCAGGGGCCATCGGTGAAGCCCACCTGGCCTATTACGACGCCATCGCGCCCGTGGTCACCGCCGAGAGCGTGAACTGGGACGTGGCGTTCCGGCAGAGCCGCTACGACAAGGGTGGCGACGACGCCTACGGCAACTGCCCCTTCAACCAGGAGGAGTACGAGGCCTTCGTGGCCGCGCTCCTGGCGGCGGAGAAGGTGGAGCCCAAGACCTTCGAGAAGATTCGCTACTTCGAGGGCTGCCTGCCCATCGAGGTCATGGCCGAGCGCGGCTATCGCACGCTGTCGTTCGGCTGCATGAAGCCGGTGGGGCTCACGGACCCGCGCACGGGCAGGCGCCCGCACGCGGTGGTGCAGCTGCGCGCCGAGAACGACCCGCCCACGGCGTACAACCTGGTGGGCTTCCAGACGCGCATGAAGTGGCCGGACCAGAAGCGCGTGTTCCGCATGATTCCGGGCCTCGAGAACGCCGAGTTCGAGCGGCTCGGCAGTGTGCACCGCAACACCTTCGTGAACGCGCCGGCGGTGCTGGACGACTCGTTGTCGCTGCGGGCGCGGCCGGGCGTCTACCTGGCCGGGCAGGTCAGCGGCGTGGAGGGCTACATCGAGAGCGCCGCGCTGGGCCTCCTGCTGGGCGTGCAGCTAGCGCGCGACGTGCAGGGCCTGCCGAGCGTGCCGGTGCCCGAGACCACCGCGCTCGGCGCGCTGCGTGGCCACCTGCGCCGGGAGAGCCCGAACTTCCAACCCAGCAACGTGGTGTGGAGCATGTTCCCGGAGCTCGCGGGGCCCGAGCTGCGTGACAAGAAGCTCAAGAAGGAGCGCATGGGGCAGCGCGCCCTCGCGGATCTGGGCGCCTGGCTGGCGGCGATCGGGCTCACGCCCGACCCCACGGTCACGCCCGACGCAAGCGCAGCGACGTGA
- a CDS encoding metallophosphoesterase translates to MLIITLFLALPHLYLAARVIRPLTVSQRAKRALYALLAAAFLLGPLSFAVGRDATGPAVLVLRYLTWTYLAFFSVLFAFTLLRDLGFMVAQAAGALRRRMNPEAAPVDHARRAFLTASSSLVAVGASGLLTGAGTVQARLGPAVKQVEVRIPNLPAAFDGFHIVQISDVHVGMTIDAGFITPIVDQVLALQPDMIAATGDFVDGSVLNLAQDVAPLGRLRAPDGVFFVTGNHEYYSGADEWCAEFTRLGMRVLENEHVVLTRDGEQLVVAGITDYSTRGERGAKASSPRNALLGAPAGARKILLAHQPRSAFAAAAAGFDLQLSGHTHGGQFFPWNLFVGLVHPVSKGLGAVDGMQVYVNQGTCYWGPPVRTLVPPEITSLRLRRA, encoded by the coding sequence ATCCTGATCATCACGCTGTTCCTCGCGCTGCCGCACCTCTACTTGGCCGCCCGCGTGATCCGCCCCCTCACCGTGAGCCAGCGCGCCAAGCGCGCGCTCTATGCGCTCCTGGCGGCAGCGTTCCTGCTGGGTCCGCTGAGCTTCGCCGTGGGCCGCGACGCCACCGGGCCCGCTGTGCTGGTGCTGCGGTACCTGACCTGGACGTATCTCGCGTTCTTCAGTGTGCTGTTCGCGTTCACGCTCCTGCGTGACCTCGGGTTCATGGTGGCACAGGCAGCGGGCGCGCTGCGGCGCCGCATGAACCCCGAGGCCGCCCCGGTGGACCACGCGCGGCGTGCGTTCCTCACCGCCAGCAGCAGCTTGGTGGCCGTGGGGGCCAGCGGTCTGCTCACGGGCGCCGGTACCGTCCAGGCGCGCCTCGGGCCCGCGGTGAAGCAAGTGGAGGTGCGCATCCCCAACCTGCCCGCGGCCTTCGACGGCTTCCACATCGTGCAGATCAGCGACGTGCACGTTGGCATGACCATCGACGCCGGCTTCATCACACCCATCGTGGACCAGGTGCTGGCGCTCCAGCCGGACATGATCGCCGCAACAGGCGACTTCGTTGACGGCAGCGTGCTGAACCTGGCGCAGGACGTCGCGCCCCTCGGCCGCCTGCGCGCCCCCGACGGCGTCTTCTTCGTGACGGGCAACCACGAGTACTACTCGGGCGCCGATGAGTGGTGCGCCGAGTTCACGCGCCTCGGCATGCGTGTGCTCGAGAACGAGCACGTGGTGCTCACGCGCGACGGCGAGCAGCTCGTGGTCGCCGGCATCACGGACTACAGCACACGCGGTGAGCGCGGGGCGAAGGCCAGCAGCCCGCGCAACGCGTTGCTCGGCGCGCCCGCAGGCGCTCGCAAGATCCTGCTCGCCCACCAGCCACGCAGCGCGTTCGCCGCGGCGGCCGCAGGCTTCGACCTGCAGCTGTCGGGGCACACGCACGGCGGGCAGTTCTTCCCGTGGAATCTCTTCGTGGGCCTCGTCCACCCGGTGTCCAAGGGCCTCGGCGCGGTGGACGGCATGCAGGTCTACGTGAACCAGGGCACCTGCTACTGGGGTCCCCCGGTGCGCACCCTGGTGCCCCCCGAGATCACGTCGCTGCGCTTGCGTCGGGCGTGA
- a CDS encoding tyrosine recombinase XerC: MDDLTRQLEEFRSHLADERRASPLTVSTYMRDLLALHTYCMDHELPLDARKLRTGSLRAFLAASFDGRTASTMARKVSAVRAFFRFLEKRGHVTDNPAASLTRPRVPKPLPEFVTVEDAFRVVAAPGKHAPDAVDEQRAEAIALRDAAILELLYSSGARVSEVAGLSLGSLDLAGHHARVLGKGQKERLVPLGAECIAALQAYLPRRPDLVDKDGQQHGTALFVGRFGTRLGARQVQNVVQRYGMLGTGRPDLHPHTLRHTCATHLLDAGADLRSIQELLGHASLGTTQRYTHVTTDRMMTTYDRAHPLARVRRGVLRDDLGPDAGDD, translated from the coding sequence TTGGACGACCTCACCCGGCAGCTCGAAGAGTTCCGCTCGCACCTGGCCGACGAGCGCCGGGCGTCGCCGCTCACGGTGAGCACGTACATGCGGGACCTGCTCGCCCTGCACACCTACTGCATGGACCACGAGCTGCCGCTGGACGCCCGGAAGCTCCGCACCGGATCACTGCGCGCCTTCCTGGCAGCGAGCTTCGACGGCCGCACGGCGTCCACCATGGCGCGCAAGGTCAGCGCGGTGCGCGCCTTCTTCCGCTTCCTCGAAAAGCGCGGCCATGTCACCGACAACCCCGCCGCCAGCCTGACGCGCCCCAGGGTGCCAAAGCCCCTGCCCGAGTTCGTGACCGTCGAAGACGCCTTCCGGGTGGTCGCCGCGCCGGGCAAGCACGCACCCGACGCCGTGGATGAGCAACGCGCCGAGGCCATCGCGCTGCGCGACGCCGCCATCCTCGAGCTGCTCTACAGCAGCGGCGCGCGCGTGAGCGAAGTGGCTGGGCTCTCACTCGGCTCGCTCGACCTCGCTGGCCACCACGCACGCGTGCTGGGCAAGGGCCAGAAGGAGCGCTTGGTGCCGCTCGGGGCCGAGTGCATCGCCGCCCTGCAGGCCTATCTGCCGCGACGTCCGGACCTGGTGGACAAGGACGGCCAGCAGCACGGCACGGCGCTCTTCGTGGGGCGCTTCGGCACACGCCTGGGCGCGCGTCAGGTGCAGAACGTGGTGCAGCGCTACGGCATGTTGGGCACTGGGCGCCCGGACCTCCACCCCCACACGCTGCGCCACACCTGCGCCACGCACCTGCTGGATGCGGGAGCAGACCTGCGCAGCATCCAGGAGCTGCTGGGGCATGCCAGCCTGGGCACCACCCAGCGCTACACCCACGTAACGACCGACCGCATGATGACGACGTATGACCGGGCTCACCCGCTGGCGCGGGTGCGGCGTGGCGTGCTCCGCGACGACCTGGGGCCCGACGCCGGAGACGACTGA
- the hslV gene encoding ATP-dependent protease subunit HslV: MTSSQDESSRIRSTTIVAVRRDGRAAMAGDGQVSLGQTIMKGHARKVRRIADGRIVTGFAGATADAFTLLERFESKLNESRGGLQRAAVELAKDWRTDRYLRRLEALLVVMDAEHTLLLSGTGDIIEPDEGILAIGSGGSYALAAGKALMRNTTLSAAEIARESLLIASEICVYTNSEIIVEEIAG; encoded by the coding sequence GTGACTTCATCCCAAGACGAATCCTCGCGCATCCGGTCCACCACCATCGTCGCGGTCCGCCGCGACGGTCGCGCTGCCATGGCGGGCGACGGTCAGGTCTCCCTCGGGCAGACCATCATGAAGGGGCACGCGCGCAAGGTCCGCCGCATCGCGGACGGCCGCATCGTCACCGGCTTCGCGGGCGCCACGGCCGACGCGTTCACGCTGCTGGAGCGCTTCGAGTCCAAGCTCAACGAGAGCCGCGGTGGCCTCCAGCGCGCGGCCGTCGAGCTGGCCAAGGACTGGCGCACGGACCGCTACCTGCGCCGCCTCGAGGCCCTGCTGGTGGTCATGGACGCCGAGCACACACTGCTGCTCAGCGGCACGGGTGACATCATCGAGCCCGACGAGGGCATCCTGGCCATCGGCTCGGGCGGCAGCTACGCGCTCGCCGCAGGGAAGGCACTCATGCGCAACACCACGCTCTCGGCCGCAGAGATTGCGCGCGAGTCGCTGCTCATCGCCTCCGAGATCTGCGTCTACACCAACAGCGAGATCATCGTCGAGGAGATCGCAGGATGA
- the hslU gene encoding ATP-dependent protease ATPase subunit HslU produces MTRSAFTPRETVGELDRYIIGQQAAKRAVAVALRNRWRRQQVPGDLRDEISPKNIILVGPTGCGKTEIARRLAKLAAAPFVKVEASKFTEVGYVGRDVESMVRDLVENAIQICQAEEREAVGNRAREQAEERILRMLWAIEHPPPPPPPPPPPPVGNMPAKPNMFGPFMMGPPPPPPPQGPEPTDAELGEMRRMLRDGSYDARKVPLDVEQSAGNPFMTIFGGGGGEEMEINLQEMLGQIPGFKAPPAAKKRRELLVPEALALLLKEETDKLIDHDKVKRDALRRTEQDGIIFLDEIDKVGARPGHQGADVSREGVQRDLLPIVEGSTVSTKHGPVKTDHVLFIAAGAFHVSKVSDLIPELQGRFPIRVELKPLTKTDFVQILKEPRNALTRQYQALMETEGVSLTFTDDAIEAIASYAEQANERAENIGARRLHTILEALLEELSFSASERGESAFVVDAQYVNRTLDPIMAHQDVARYIL; encoded by the coding sequence ATGACCCGCTCCGCCTTCACCCCACGCGAGACGGTCGGCGAGCTGGACCGCTACATCATCGGACAGCAGGCAGCCAAGCGCGCCGTCGCGGTGGCGCTCCGCAACCGCTGGCGCCGGCAGCAGGTGCCGGGTGATCTGCGCGACGAGATCTCGCCCAAGAACATCATCCTGGTTGGGCCCACCGGCTGCGGCAAGACCGAGATCGCGCGGCGCCTGGCCAAGCTGGCGGCGGCGCCCTTCGTGAAGGTGGAGGCCAGTAAGTTCACCGAGGTGGGCTACGTGGGCCGCGACGTGGAGTCCATGGTCCGCGACCTGGTGGAGAACGCCATCCAGATCTGCCAGGCCGAAGAGCGCGAAGCCGTGGGCAACCGCGCGCGAGAGCAGGCCGAGGAGCGCATCCTCCGCATGCTCTGGGCCATCGAGCACCCGCCGCCGCCTCCCCCGCCGCCACCTCCCCCGCCGGTGGGGAACATGCCGGCCAAGCCCAACATGTTCGGGCCCTTCATGATGGGTCCGCCGCCGCCGCCACCGCCGCAGGGGCCCGAGCCCACCGACGCCGAGCTTGGCGAGATGCGGCGCATGCTGCGCGATGGCTCCTATGACGCGCGCAAGGTGCCGCTCGACGTGGAGCAGTCGGCCGGCAACCCGTTCATGACCATCTTCGGCGGCGGTGGTGGCGAAGAGATGGAGATCAACCTGCAGGAGATGCTGGGGCAGATCCCCGGATTCAAGGCGCCGCCCGCTGCCAAGAAGCGCCGCGAGCTGCTGGTGCCGGAGGCGCTCGCGCTGCTGCTCAAGGAAGAGACCGACAAGCTCATCGACCACGACAAGGTCAAGCGCGACGCGCTGCGCCGCACCGAGCAGGACGGCATCATCTTCCTCGACGAGATCGACAAGGTGGGGGCGCGGCCGGGGCACCAGGGCGCGGACGTGAGCCGCGAGGGCGTGCAGCGCGACCTCCTGCCCATCGTGGAGGGCTCGACGGTGAGCACCAAGCACGGCCCAGTGAAGACCGACCACGTGCTGTTCATCGCGGCCGGCGCCTTTCACGTCAGCAAGGTGAGCGACCTGATCCCCGAGCTGCAGGGGCGCTTCCCCATCCGCGTGGAGCTCAAGCCGCTCACCAAGACCGACTTCGTGCAGATCCTGAAAGAGCCGCGCAACGCGCTCACGCGCCAGTATCAAGCGCTCATGGAGACCGAGGGTGTCAGCCTCACGTTCACGGACGACGCCATCGAGGCCATCGCGTCGTATGCCGAGCAGGCCAACGAGCGGGCCGAGAACATCGGCGCGCGGCGCCTGCACACCATCCTCGAGGCGTTGCTGGAGGAGCTCTCGTTCTCGGCCTCGGAGCGCGGCGAGTCCGCGTTCGTGGTGGATGCCCAGTACGTGAACCGCACGCTCGACCCGATCATGGCGCACCAGGACGTGGCTCGCTACATCCTCTGA
- the argB gene encoding acetylglutamate kinase yields the protein MQDIINKAAVLLEALPYIRRFHGEIFVIKYGGHAMIDPALRDGFARDVVLMKYVGLHPVVVHGGGPQIDETLASMGVVSERLDGLRVTDDATMDVVEMVLGAKLNQAIVSLIAAHGGRPVGLTGRDDGFVRGTRVTEMRTKSGRVVDPGRVGAITSVNPQLLRTLMTGGFIPVIAPIVADENGQSLNVNADTVAGNVAAALSARKLVLMTDIEGVRGADGNVISSLTAEDIERLEEQGVIQGGMIPKVRCALEALAGGVTKAHIVDGRVQHAALLEIFTDRGIGTEITR from the coding sequence ATGCAGGACATCATCAACAAGGCGGCGGTGCTCCTCGAGGCGCTGCCCTACATCCGGCGCTTCCATGGCGAGATCTTCGTCATCAAGTACGGCGGCCACGCGATGATCGACCCGGCGTTGCGCGATGGCTTCGCGCGCGACGTGGTGCTCATGAAGTACGTGGGCCTCCACCCGGTGGTGGTGCACGGCGGCGGGCCTCAGATCGACGAGACGCTGGCGTCCATGGGCGTGGTGTCCGAGCGCCTCGATGGGCTGCGCGTCACCGACGACGCCACCATGGACGTGGTCGAGATGGTGCTGGGCGCCAAGCTCAACCAGGCCATCGTGTCGCTCATCGCCGCCCACGGCGGGCGCCCCGTGGGCCTCACCGGCCGCGACGACGGGTTCGTGCGCGGCACGCGCGTGACCGAGATGCGCACCAAGTCCGGTCGCGTGGTGGACCCGGGCCGCGTGGGCGCCATCACCTCGGTCAACCCGCAGCTGCTGCGCACGCTCATGACCGGCGGCTTCATCCCCGTCATCGCGCCCATCGTGGCCGACGAGAACGGTCAGTCGCTCAACGTCAACGCGGACACCGTGGCCGGCAACGTCGCCGCCGCGCTCTCGGCCCGCAAGCTGGTGCTCATGACCGACATCGAAGGCGTGCGCGGGGCTGACGGCAACGTCATCAGCTCGCTCACCGCCGAAGACATCGAGCGGCTGGAGGAGCAGGGCGTCATCCAGGGCGGCATGATCCCCAAGGTGCGCTGCGCCCTCGAGGCCCTCGCCGGCGGCGTCACCAAGGCCCACATCGTCGACGGCCGCGTCCAGCACGCGGCGCTGCTCGAGATCTTCACCGACCGGGGCATAGGCACCGAGATCACCCGGTAG